A genomic stretch from Bradyrhizobium sp. 195 includes:
- a CDS encoding ArdC family protein produces MSRHHPRACTGEDRTSLYDEITDKIIAELEAGRVPWAQPWGTAAAKAPLAMPKNAATGRQYSGINILVLWGAAIEHGFTGQSWLTFRQALSLGGHVRKGERGTTIVYADRFVPVDEQRRAHETGEEAQAVPFLKRFSVFNADQCDGLPPEIATTAPPPPPGLIEPRVENLIKATGIDFRIGGNRAFYVPAEDYVQVPPPQAYFELINWHRTALHELAHASGHPSRLNRDLSGSFGTKKYAFEELVAEIASAFGCASLGVVPTVRHADYIGSWLEVMREDNRAIIRAASHASKVADYLLGFLPEPAVDMPEDPAGGVRLCSVAAARE; encoded by the coding sequence ATGTCCAGACATCATCCTCGGGCGTGCACCGGTGAGGACCGGACAAGCCTTTATGACGAAATCACCGACAAGATCATCGCCGAGCTGGAGGCCGGCCGCGTGCCGTGGGCGCAGCCTTGGGGCACCGCGGCGGCGAAGGCGCCTTTGGCCATGCCGAAAAACGCAGCGACCGGCCGTCAATATAGCGGCATTAACATTTTAGTTCTCTGGGGTGCGGCGATCGAACACGGATTCACAGGTCAGAGCTGGCTTACCTTCCGCCAGGCGCTGTCGCTCGGTGGTCACGTCCGCAAGGGCGAGCGCGGCACGACCATCGTCTATGCCGACCGGTTTGTCCCAGTCGACGAACAGCGCCGCGCACACGAGACCGGCGAGGAGGCACAAGCTGTTCCATTCCTCAAGCGCTTTAGCGTCTTTAACGCCGATCAGTGCGACGGCCTCCCTCCAGAGATCGCGACGACCGCGCCGCCTCCGCCCCCAGGTCTGATCGAGCCACGCGTCGAAAACCTGATCAAGGCGACCGGCATCGACTTCCGCATCGGCGGTAACCGGGCCTTCTATGTGCCGGCAGAAGATTATGTGCAGGTGCCGCCACCGCAGGCCTATTTCGAACTGATCAATTGGCATCGAACGGCCTTGCATGAGCTGGCGCATGCCAGCGGTCATCCGTCACGTCTCAACCGCGACTTGTCGGGCAGCTTTGGGACCAAGAAGTATGCCTTTGAGGAGTTGGTTGCGGAAATCGCCTCTGCGTTCGGTTGTGCGTCGCTCGGTGTCGTGCCCACGGTCCGGCACGCCGACTATATCGGCTCGTGGCTTGAAGTCATGCGCGAGGACAATCGTGCAATTATCCGGGCCGCTTCCCACGCCAGCAAGGTCGCGGACTATCTCCTTGGCTTTCTCCCAGAACCCGCTGTCGATATGCCGGAGGACCCAGCAGGCGGCGTGAGGCTCTGCTCGGTGGCCGCGGCACGAGAGTGA
- a CDS encoding helix-turn-helix domain-containing protein, which yields MPFAQRLTCTIDDACEATGLGRTKLYELIGAGRIVTTTIGRRRLVVVGSLLELLDTNMSN from the coding sequence ATGCCGTTCGCCCAGCGGCTCACCTGCACGATTGACGATGCATGCGAAGCGACCGGCTTGGGACGCACGAAGCTTTACGAGTTAATAGGTGCTGGGCGTATCGTCACGACAACGATCGGACGTCGGCGACTAGTAGTGGTGGGCTCACTTCTGGAGCTCCTTGACACCAACATGTCGAACTAA
- a CDS encoding thermonuclease family protein yields the protein MILAILSSVALAVDFVGQASVIDGDTLEMHGARIRLWGIDAPESSQLCRGEDSLQYRCGAQAANDLDAFIAGRPVKCVPFSLDPYGRTAQGPCVGLASILEGQISRSSARG from the coding sequence TTGATTCTCGCCATTCTGTCGAGCGTGGCGCTGGCCGTCGATTTTGTCGGACAGGCCAGCGTGATCGACGGCGACACGTTGGAAATGCATGGAGCGCGTATCCGGCTTTGGGGCATCGATGCACCGGAGAGCAGTCAGCTGTGTCGCGGCGAAGACAGCTTGCAATATCGTTGCGGTGCGCAGGCCGCGAACGACCTTGACGCCTTCATTGCCGGCCGTCCCGTCAAATGTGTTCCATTCAGCCTCGACCCGTATGGCCGCACCGCACAAGGGCCTTGCGTTGGATTGGCCTCAATACTCGAAGGGCAGATATCGCGAAGCTCAGCGCGAGGCTGA
- a CDS encoding 7-cyano-7-deazaguanine synthase → MNDDELPGLLVDVHEAGGRARAGRISCEIDTNLIFKTHNLAAYFFAKWEPVVFDLMLLAASVEFCDRIQRRPALGWGRAFDLRLPVHDPDVWNQKAVSDALHEALELLTGDQWKVTFIKRKKPAAEPAQELFYLETGAEAVIPFSDGLDSRAVGALMAEEYGSRLIRVRLGSKKKDQPKDSFGRKQPFMALPYQVKPGASHFVESSARSRGFKFAVLSGSAAYFAKAGKVIVPESGQGALGPTLVPVGQAYEDYRNHPRFMKHMTAFFKALLGVDIAFVFPRLWFTKGETLKEYMALSNGKDTEWSETRSCWQDNRHVSVDNHRRQCGICAACMLRRLSVHAADLTEPADTYVWENLSAPTFDAGAAEGFNKKTRAQKQYAIAGTLHLDHLAYLTQSRAAERPLSLAAFQLARALGETEAVIRPKLDRLLSQHQKEWKTYMSSLGPQSFVAQWADNDQSA, encoded by the coding sequence ATGAACGACGATGAACTGCCTGGACTCCTGGTCGATGTGCACGAAGCCGGCGGACGCGCCCGCGCAGGCCGGATCTCTTGCGAGATCGATACCAATCTCATCTTCAAGACGCATAATCTTGCGGCGTATTTCTTTGCGAAATGGGAGCCGGTCGTATTCGATCTGATGCTGCTCGCTGCATCCGTTGAATTCTGTGATCGCATACAACGTCGCCCAGCCTTAGGATGGGGCCGTGCCTTTGACCTGCGCTTGCCGGTGCATGATCCAGACGTATGGAATCAGAAGGCTGTGTCTGACGCCTTGCATGAAGCACTGGAGCTCCTGACGGGTGATCAATGGAAAGTCACCTTCATAAAGCGTAAGAAGCCTGCCGCTGAACCGGCACAGGAACTTTTCTATCTGGAAACGGGTGCCGAGGCGGTCATTCCTTTTAGCGACGGACTCGACTCCCGCGCGGTTGGCGCGTTGATGGCAGAGGAATACGGCAGCCGGCTGATCCGTGTTCGGCTCGGATCAAAGAAGAAAGATCAACCGAAAGATTCGTTCGGCCGAAAGCAGCCTTTCATGGCGCTGCCATATCAAGTGAAGCCCGGCGCATCCCACTTTGTCGAATCAAGCGCCCGGTCTCGCGGATTCAAATTTGCCGTGTTGAGCGGATCGGCCGCGTATTTTGCCAAAGCGGGCAAGGTCATCGTGCCGGAGAGCGGACAAGGTGCGCTTGGTCCAACGCTTGTTCCGGTCGGTCAAGCGTATGAAGATTATCGCAATCATCCCCGATTCATGAAACACATGACGGCGTTCTTCAAAGCCCTTCTCGGCGTTGACATTGCTTTCGTATTCCCGCGTCTGTGGTTCACCAAAGGTGAAACCCTCAAAGAGTACATGGCGCTGAGCAACGGAAAGGATACCGAGTGGTCGGAGACGAGATCATGCTGGCAGGATAACCGCCATGTGTCGGTCGACAATCACCGTCGCCAGTGCGGCATTTGCGCGGCCTGCATGCTGCGGCGACTAAGCGTTCATGCGGCAGATCTCACGGAACCTGCAGATACCTATGTCTGGGAAAATCTCTCTGCGCCAACTTTTGATGCGGGCGCCGCCGAAGGTTTCAACAAAAAGACCCGCGCGCAAAAACAATATGCAATCGCAGGCACGTTGCATCTCGATCACCTGGCGTATCTAACGCAGTCGCGCGCGGCAGAGCGGCCGCTCAGTCTCGCGGCCTTTCAGCTGGCACGCGCGCTCGGAGAGACGGAAGCGGTCATCCGGCCAAAGCTGGACCGACTGCTTTCCCAACACCAAAAAGAATGGAAGACTTATATGAGTTCTCTGGGACCACAGTCATTCGTTGCTCAGTGGGCCGACAATGACCAGTCTGCTTGA
- a CDS encoding XRE family transcriptional regulator, which yields MTSLLDTMPPVEVGERLRGARDRVKLKQAEAAESVGLSRTTLIAIEQGQRRVRIDELRKLASLYQTSINELMRQEAIHAELTPKFRKLFQQEDDAVELAVKQLEDLARAEAELEQLLGVQPLRNYPPERPILPGDVRAQAEQDALELRQRLGLGLSPISDIVTLLELELGVRVYIRRIDGGISGVFAYDEALGACILLNGNHPRDRRAQTAAHELGHLVSTRREPEVLEEGVTENSREERYANTFGRAFMTPARAVMQKFKEITVGSEKLTRRHVIVLAHFFGVSREAIVRRLEELKLAKSGTWDWFQANGGISDQHAVQVLGDLSGPDLHKADADRPTTLRLGLLAGEAWRRGMLSEGQLARMLHLNRVELRRMFDGLEIEGSEADGALMPD from the coding sequence ATGACCAGTCTGCTTGATACCATGCCGCCGGTGGAAGTCGGAGAGCGCCTCCGCGGAGCGCGCGACCGTGTGAAGCTCAAGCAAGCGGAAGCAGCGGAATCCGTTGGGCTGTCGCGGACCACTCTGATTGCGATCGAGCAAGGGCAACGACGCGTCCGCATCGACGAGCTCCGCAAACTCGCGAGTCTTTACCAAACGTCCATCAACGAGCTGATGCGGCAGGAGGCGATCCACGCGGAACTCACGCCCAAATTCCGTAAACTGTTCCAACAGGAGGATGATGCGGTCGAGCTCGCTGTGAAGCAGCTGGAGGATTTGGCCCGTGCCGAGGCGGAGCTGGAACAGCTTCTCGGCGTTCAGCCACTGCGCAATTATCCGCCGGAACGCCCCATTCTGCCCGGCGATGTTCGAGCGCAGGCGGAGCAGGACGCGCTCGAATTGCGGCAGCGGCTCGGACTAGGCCTGAGCCCGATCTCCGACATTGTAACGCTGCTGGAGCTTGAGCTTGGTGTGCGCGTCTACATCCGGCGGATCGATGGCGGAATCTCTGGCGTATTCGCGTACGACGAGGCGCTCGGCGCCTGCATCCTCCTTAACGGCAATCACCCGCGCGATCGCCGCGCTCAAACGGCAGCCCACGAGCTCGGTCATCTGGTTTCGACGCGGCGTGAGCCGGAGGTGCTGGAAGAGGGCGTCACTGAAAACTCCCGCGAGGAGCGTTACGCCAACACGTTCGGCCGAGCCTTCATGACTCCCGCCCGCGCGGTCATGCAAAAATTCAAGGAAATTACTGTCGGATCGGAAAAGCTGACCCGGCGGCATGTCATCGTGCTCGCCCATTTCTTCGGCGTTTCACGTGAAGCGATCGTCAGGCGGTTGGAGGAACTTAAGCTGGCGAAGTCTGGAACGTGGGATTGGTTTCAGGCGAACGGCGGCATTAGCGATCAGCACGCTGTCCAGGTGCTGGGCGATCTTTCGGGGCCCGACCTTCATAAAGCGGATGCGGACAGGCCGACGACGCTTCGGCTCGGGCTCCTCGCCGGGGAAGCCTGGCGCCGTGGGATGCTCAGCGAAGGCCAACTCGCGCGCATGCTCCATCTGAACCGTGTCGAGCTGCGGCGCATGTTTGATGGCCTAGAAATAGAAGGGAGCGAAGCCGATGGGGCTCTCATGCCTGATTGA
- a CDS encoding Fic family protein has translation MPKYIYEQTDWPDFRWSSEALAQQLAAVRHRQGRLIGRMQALGFPLREEAVLKTLTEDVLKSSEIEGEILDKDQVRSSIARRLGMDVGALPAADRNVDGVVEMMLDATQRFKEPLTDERLFGWHGALFPTGRSGLSKIKVGAWRDAASGPMQVLSGPYGREKVHYEAPGADRLDHDMKAFLVWYNADDKLDPVIKAALAHLWFVTIHPFDDGNGRIARAIADMSLARSEDSPQRFYSMSAQIRLERNAYYDMLEATQKRDLDVTSWLEWFLACLDRAFDGAEAVLANVFHKAEFWKNYAQAPLNKRQRDILNRLLDGFEGKLTSSKYAKIEKCSADTALRDISELVEHGMLVKDEGGGRNTSYSLTEIKTND, from the coding sequence ATGCCGAAATACATCTACGAACAAACAGACTGGCCCGATTTCCGATGGAGCTCCGAGGCTCTGGCTCAACAACTTGCTGCAGTACGTCACCGGCAGGGACGGCTCATCGGCCGCATGCAGGCGCTTGGCTTTCCTTTGCGGGAAGAGGCGGTCTTAAAAACTCTGACCGAGGACGTTCTTAAATCCAGTGAGATTGAAGGCGAGATTCTAGACAAGGATCAAGTCCGGTCTTCCATCGCCCGGCGCTTGGGGATGGATGTCGGCGCGCTTCCGGCCGCCGACCGCAACGTCGACGGCGTCGTCGAGATGATGCTCGACGCCACGCAGCGTTTCAAAGAGCCGCTCACGGACGAGCGGTTATTCGGCTGGCATGGCGCGCTCTTTCCGACCGGACGCAGCGGCTTGAGCAAGATCAAAGTCGGCGCATGGCGGGACGCGGCATCCGGTCCTATGCAGGTTCTCTCCGGTCCATATGGTCGCGAAAAGGTCCATTACGAAGCGCCCGGCGCCGACCGGCTCGATCACGACATGAAGGCCTTTCTCGTCTGGTACAACGCGGATGATAAACTTGATCCCGTTATCAAAGCTGCGCTCGCGCATTTGTGGTTCGTGACCATCCATCCCTTCGATGATGGCAATGGACGCATTGCACGCGCGATTGCCGACATGTCGCTCGCGCGATCAGAAGACAGCCCGCAACGTTTCTACAGCATGTCGGCACAGATCCGGCTGGAACGAAACGCCTATTACGACATGCTTGAAGCAACGCAGAAGCGAGACCTCGATGTCACCTCATGGCTTGAATGGTTTCTCGCATGCCTCGATCGGGCGTTTGACGGCGCTGAAGCGGTTCTGGCGAATGTCTTCCACAAAGCAGAGTTCTGGAAGAACTACGCACAGGCGCCGCTCAACAAGCGTCAGCGCGATATTCTCAATCGTCTCCTCGACGGATTCGAGGGCAAGCTGACATCGTCCAAATACGCGAAGATCGAAAAATGCTCGGCCGATACGGCGCTACGCGACATCAGTGAACTGGTCGAACACGGCATGCTGGTGAAGGACGAGGGGGGTGGCCGCAATACAAGCTACTCGCTCACGGAGATCAAGACCAATGACTGA
- a CDS encoding alpha/beta fold hydrolase: MEAYKEALRTWLDQQKEASLGASDPNSLQIDDAMASLPEMSDEQIYRLVRQLRPTFPIQSGYLSLPDGDLRPPFFDLLESNRTEIDQISRSVGCIEVSNLPNSASIIGTAWPVAEDILVTNRHVAEMVGSCDGGEFRLKSGFFGEPLKLDFNVKRELGSLRVTYRITDLLWFEPDATRADIAFFKIESEAFAYPKYELAPLASVDLAPGETIVTIGHPRQPASGSILDDLEGPFDIKRVSPGRLLADDHGWATHDCNSMGGNSGAAVVDLRQGCVLGLQFASPDPFKSYFIKASAIRHYLAERPWLKSRPSSPGGEERKASEALGLSIPIQLKMSVQIEPHEAPAAGRTDLAFSAPSMLSVIANYSPSDALHGRLMPQGPLRNPTAPGAVVGGPGPEGFSSPAPLEEVEGARESGDGRRVGIFYATSRERDASEVSYFTGERSKNITFGTAKVRIPERHRIGRVELPRTFSVLSIPLFEQSLDPSRHFIIEAVDVLSEEEWKSLIANSSLSEAFVFVHGFNVAFRDALYRVAQITWDLQYKGVPVLFSWPSRGQILDYGYDRESALGARGAFISVLKTLRSSGINRIHLLAHSMGNFLALDAFNGCTKTQLKKLAIGEMMMAAPDLDSHHYLSIAPKTADAFGATMYASAADRALLIAKRIAGGIPRAGDVPASGPLLVDGIDSIDVTAIGGEILGLGHSVFASRRSILNDIGLVMLGIRPPHQRLREMRGVPETSLPKWWRYVL; this comes from the coding sequence ATGGAGGCTTACAAGGAGGCGCTTCGGACGTGGCTGGATCAACAAAAGGAGGCTTCGCTAGGCGCGAGCGACCCAAACTCACTACAAATCGACGACGCGATGGCTTCTTTGCCCGAGATGTCTGATGAGCAAATTTACCGGCTTGTGCGGCAGCTTCGTCCAACATTTCCTATTCAGAGCGGATATTTAAGTCTTCCCGACGGTGATTTGCGCCCACCGTTCTTCGATTTGCTTGAAAGCAATCGTACTGAGATAGATCAGATAAGTCGTTCAGTTGGGTGCATTGAGGTTTCCAATCTACCAAATTCCGCTTCTATTATCGGGACCGCTTGGCCCGTCGCCGAAGATATTCTCGTTACCAACCGACACGTGGCAGAGATGGTCGGCTCTTGTGATGGAGGGGAATTTCGTCTCAAGAGTGGTTTTTTTGGCGAGCCACTAAAGCTAGATTTCAATGTTAAACGAGAGCTGGGCTCCCTTAGAGTAACGTACCGAATTACCGATCTCTTGTGGTTCGAACCTGACGCCACAAGGGCTGACATCGCTTTTTTCAAGATTGAGAGCGAGGCGTTTGCCTATCCGAAGTACGAACTAGCTCCTCTGGCTTCAGTTGATCTCGCACCGGGCGAAACAATCGTCACGATCGGCCACCCCCGCCAGCCCGCGTCGGGCAGCATTCTTGATGATTTAGAAGGCCCGTTCGACATCAAGCGGGTTTCGCCGGGCCGCCTTCTAGCTGATGATCATGGATGGGCGACTCATGACTGCAATTCGATGGGGGGCAATTCTGGTGCGGCAGTCGTCGACCTGCGTCAGGGCTGCGTGCTCGGGCTACAATTCGCGAGCCCAGATCCCTTCAAGAGCTACTTCATCAAAGCATCAGCAATACGTCACTATCTGGCCGAGCGACCATGGCTCAAATCGCGCCCAAGCTCTCCCGGAGGGGAAGAACGGAAAGCCTCCGAAGCCCTCGGCCTTTCGATCCCCATCCAGCTCAAAATGTCGGTGCAGATCGAACCGCACGAAGCGCCTGCAGCGGGTCGGACCGACTTGGCCTTCTCTGCCCCGTCGATGCTGTCGGTTATTGCTAACTACTCGCCCTCCGACGCGCTCCACGGGCGCTTGATGCCCCAAGGACCACTGCGGAATCCAACGGCACCTGGTGCGGTCGTTGGAGGTCCTGGGCCTGAAGGATTTTCGAGCCCGGCGCCGTTAGAAGAGGTGGAAGGAGCTCGCGAAAGCGGTGATGGCAGACGCGTCGGAATTTTTTACGCGACCTCTCGCGAGAGAGACGCAAGTGAGGTTAGCTATTTCACAGGCGAGCGATCCAAGAACATTACTTTCGGAACAGCAAAGGTGCGTATTCCAGAACGGCACCGTATCGGAAGAGTCGAGTTGCCGCGTACGTTTTCAGTTCTTTCAATCCCTCTATTCGAACAGTCGCTTGATCCAAGTCGTCACTTCATAATCGAGGCCGTGGACGTCCTGTCCGAGGAAGAATGGAAGAGTCTGATTGCTAACTCCTCTCTGAGCGAAGCATTCGTATTCGTGCATGGCTTCAATGTAGCGTTCCGAGACGCTCTATATCGAGTCGCTCAAATCACTTGGGACCTCCAGTACAAAGGCGTCCCTGTCCTTTTCTCATGGCCGTCCCGTGGTCAAATACTCGACTATGGTTATGATCGTGAAAGCGCGCTTGGAGCCCGAGGTGCCTTCATTTCGGTCCTGAAAACGCTCCGCTCGTCGGGTATAAATCGGATACATCTGTTAGCCCACAGCATGGGCAATTTTTTAGCGCTCGACGCATTTAATGGCTGCACTAAAACTCAGCTGAAAAAACTCGCCATAGGCGAGATGATGATGGCAGCACCAGACCTGGATTCGCATCATTACCTTTCGATAGCACCGAAAACTGCCGACGCATTTGGAGCCACGATGTACGCTTCGGCAGCCGACAGGGCCTTATTGATCGCAAAGCGTATTGCGGGTGGTATTCCGCGCGCCGGTGACGTGCCCGCTTCTGGGCCATTGCTCGTGGACGGAATAGACTCGATAGATGTAACTGCGATAGGCGGGGAGATACTTGGACTTGGGCATTCCGTTTTTGCTTCAAGGCGTTCGATCCTGAACGATATCGGATTAGTGATGCTCGGTATCCGCCCGCCCCATCAACGACTGCGAGAGATGCGCGGCGTTCCAGAAACCTCTTTGCCCAAATGGTGGCGCTATGTGCTTTGA
- a CDS encoding IS110 family RNA-guided transposase — protein METIVCIGLDTSKSVFQLHGVDRMEQPVLRRKLKRSQVLAFFGRLPPAFVAMEACGASHYWARELRSLGHEVAMIPPQYVKPYVQRGKSDAADAEAICEAASRPKLRKNFVPIKSPEQQGAQMLTRVRTQFIGRRAQLANSIRGYAAEFGFTAPKGLSRLQQLLIDIRADATVPELAMELVEALATELARVDDQIATLDKKLMQLHRGNEMSRRLAAIPGVGPIGATLLSIKVVDARGFKSARNFAAWLGLTPKNHSTAGKNRLGVITRAGDEMLRSVLVAGATAVIGDLRRGGSRMWPWLKALIARKPPKLVAVALANKMARIAWKLMISGERYRPIGKAVPMATPI, from the coding sequence GTGGAAACAATTGTTTGCATCGGTTTGGACACGTCAAAGAGCGTATTTCAATTGCATGGCGTTGACCGGATGGAGCAGCCGGTCTTGCGACGTAAGCTGAAACGCAGTCAGGTTCTGGCGTTCTTCGGTCGTTTGCCGCCTGCGTTTGTCGCGATGGAGGCTTGCGGAGCATCGCACTATTGGGCGCGGGAGCTGCGATCGCTGGGGCATGAGGTGGCGATGATCCCGCCGCAATATGTCAAACCGTACGTACAGCGCGGGAAGTCCGACGCTGCGGACGCCGAGGCGATTTGCGAGGCGGCGAGTCGACCCAAATTGCGCAAGAACTTTGTGCCGATCAAAAGTCCCGAGCAACAGGGCGCACAGATGCTGACGCGCGTGCGTACCCAGTTCATCGGTAGGCGCGCCCAGCTCGCCAATTCGATCCGCGGTTACGCCGCAGAGTTCGGCTTTACCGCGCCCAAGGGGCTTTCGCGGCTTCAGCAATTGCTGATCGATATTCGGGCCGACGCGACAGTCCCCGAATTGGCAATGGAGTTGGTGGAGGCGTTGGCGACCGAACTGGCACGTGTTGATGATCAGATCGCCACGCTCGACAAAAAGCTCATGCAACTCCATCGGGGTAACGAGATGAGCCGACGACTGGCGGCTATTCCAGGAGTTGGTCCGATCGGCGCGACTTTGCTATCAATAAAGGTCGTAGACGCGCGCGGCTTCAAGTCGGCAAGAAACTTTGCGGCCTGGCTCGGCTTGACGCCAAAAAACCACTCAACGGCAGGCAAGAACCGGCTCGGTGTTATCACGCGCGCCGGTGATGAGATGCTAAGAAGCGTCTTAGTCGCAGGCGCTACCGCGGTCATCGGCGACCTACGCCGGGGCGGCAGTAGGATGTGGCCTTGGTTAAAAGCTTTAATCGCGCGGAAGCCACCAAAACTCGTCGCGGTAGCATTGGCCAACAAGATGGCTCGGATCGCTTGGAAATTGATGATCAGCGGGGAGCGCTATCGACCCATTGGCAAGGCAGTTCCAATGGCAACACCGATATAG
- a CDS encoding NAD(+)--rifampin ADP-ribosyltransferase — protein sequence MNQKLGKRKRRRLAARGGSKIPGQSDQRPYFHGGNAGLEVGGHILPPLETNAPQNGDVPSHIRGKNHIYMVRDFIEAAPWAAHHPNPIIYEVKPEGIVENDPDVEKPGLSYRCLRAKIVAVHQIPANLLVAAQLALLRLKPAVGRCL from the coding sequence ATGAATCAAAAGCTCGGGAAGAGGAAACGTAGAAGGCTTGCCGCAAGAGGTGGGTCGAAAATTCCGGGGCAGAGCGATCAGCGGCCATACTTTCACGGAGGCAATGCTGGCCTTGAGGTCGGAGGACATATTCTGCCACCATTGGAGACCAACGCACCGCAGAATGGTGATGTGCCTTCTCACATTCGTGGAAAGAACCACATCTACATGGTCCGGGATTTCATCGAGGCTGCCCCATGGGCGGCCCATCACCCGAACCCGATCATCTATGAGGTCAAGCCTGAGGGTATCGTCGAAAATGACCCAGACGTTGAAAAGCCCGGGCTGTCTTATCGATGCCTAAGGGCGAAAATTGTCGCGGTGCATCAGATCCCAGCTAATCTACTTGTCGCTGCCCAACTCGCATTGCTTCGATTGAAGCCTGCTGTCGGCCGATGCTTGTAG